A window of Psychroflexus sp. ALD_RP9 contains these coding sequences:
- a CDS encoding RNA-binding S4 domain-containing protein has protein sequence MRIDKYLWSVRYFKTRSIATKACRKGHVRINNDVVKPSREVYPSDRIQVRKNQINYQIEVIDLPKSRVGAKLVSIYCIDKTPKEDLNKLELLKHTQDYYRKKGTGRPTKKDRREIDDWLDPEKEDKHEN, from the coding sequence ATGCGCATTGATAAATACTTATGGTCTGTTAGATACTTCAAAACAAGAAGCATTGCTACAAAGGCTTGCAGAAAAGGTCATGTTCGCATAAATAATGATGTTGTAAAACCTTCTAGAGAGGTTTATCCTTCAGATCGTATCCAAGTTCGCAAAAATCAAATTAATTATCAAATAGAGGTTATTGACTTACCGAAATCTCGTGTTGGAGCTAAGCTTGTTAGTATATATTGCATAGACAAAACACCTAAGGAAGACTTAAACAAATTAGAGTTACTAAAACATACGCAAGATTACTATAGAAAAAAAGGCACAGGAAGACCCACTAAGAAAGACCGTCGCGAAATTGATGATTGGTTAGACCCTGAAAAAGAAGATAAACATGAAAATTAA
- a CDS encoding phosphoribosyltransferase family protein — MKINTKIILNHQDTLNKINRIAYQIIERHYEVDELIIAGIEAKGYQLAELLANVIEKAQSSKKISLIKININKKQPINNVSISSDLNRLESKHIVVVDDVLNSGKTLIYAVNYLLKCETNSISTAVLVDRSHKKYPVKADFKGLSLSTSMNNHVEVDLSNKQNYFTTLS, encoded by the coding sequence ATGAAAATTAACACCAAAATAATTTTAAATCACCAAGATACGCTTAATAAAATTAATAGGATTGCCTATCAGATAATTGAAAGGCACTATGAAGTAGATGAATTAATTATTGCAGGAATAGAAGCTAAAGGATATCAGTTAGCAGAACTTTTGGCTAATGTTATTGAAAAAGCACAATCTTCAAAAAAAATTAGTCTCATCAAAATAAATATAAACAAAAAACAACCAATTAATAATGTGTCAATAAGTTCAGATTTGAATCGATTAGAATCTAAACATATTGTTGTCGTTGATGATGTTTTAAATTCTGGGAAAACTTTAATCTATGCTGTCAATTATTTATTAAAATGTGAAACTAACAGCATAAGCACAGCAGTTTTAGTAGACAGAAGTCATAAGAAATACCCTGTAAAAGCTGATTTTAAAGGCTTATCACTATCTACATCAATGAATAATCACGTAGAGGTAGATTTGAGTAATAAACAAAATTATTTCACGACATTAAGTTAA
- a CDS encoding FKBP-type peptidyl-prolyl cis-trans isomerase, translating into MKRISFLVLISVLFLNISCGDDDDGGNTLELRDETEVRDENATQIEDFLATHFYRFETNPSNNNYQRIVFDTIAGENSNQTPILDSDLLESKTVINNDIEYEMYYLKFREGAPSQRQPKFADSTLVTYEGFTLDGDVFDVSPNAVWFDLTQVVRGFYEVLPEFRGSTGLDENLDGTITFNDDFGIGAVFIPSGLGYFASPPVTSGIGAYRPIIFSFQLYRSNLSDHDRDGIPSWMEDLNNDRRLNNDDTDGDTAPNYLDNDDDNDRVLTINEIIIDEQTGEPSFPDTNGNGTPDYLDETYTPVAD; encoded by the coding sequence ATGAAAAGAATAAGTTTTTTAGTATTAATTAGTGTCCTGTTTTTAAATATCAGCTGTGGTGATGATGACGATGGAGGTAATACTCTAGAACTCCGTGATGAAACTGAAGTTCGTGATGAAAATGCTACTCAAATCGAAGATTTTTTAGCAACACATTTTTATCGATTTGAGACAAATCCTAGTAATAATAACTATCAACGAATTGTATTTGACACAATAGCTGGTGAGAATAGTAATCAAACACCAATATTGGATTCTGATTTGCTAGAATCTAAGACTGTAATCAATAATGATATTGAGTACGAAATGTATTATTTAAAATTTCGTGAAGGAGCACCATCACAACGTCAACCCAAATTTGCAGATTCAACTCTAGTTACTTATGAAGGGTTTACACTTGATGGTGATGTTTTTGATGTCTCTCCCAATGCAGTTTGGTTCGACTTAACACAAGTAGTTAGAGGGTTTTATGAAGTTCTGCCAGAATTTAGAGGCTCTACTGGTTTAGATGAAAACTTAGATGGAACTATTACTTTTAATGATGATTTTGGTATTGGGGCTGTTTTTATCCCGTCAGGTCTTGGTTATTTTGCATCACCACCTGTTACTTCAGGTATAGGTGCTTATAGACCTATAATTTTTTCATTCCAGCTTTACCGTTCTAATTTATCAGATCATGATCGAGATGGCATCCCTAGTTGGATGGAAGATCTTAATAATGATAGACGCTTAAATAATGATGATACAGATGGAGATACAGCACCTAATTATCTTGATAACGACGACGATAATGATCGTGTTTTAACTATAAATGAAATTATTATTGACGAACAAACAGGAGAGCCAAGTTTTCCTGATACTAATGGCAATGGTACACCTGATTATTTAGATGAAACATATACTCCTGTAGCTGATTAA